Genomic DNA from Bacillus sp. SM2101:
TCAGCTTCTACCTAGATCTTCCTTTAGAGAAAAGAGAAACTTTAGCTTAGTTTGTTAACTGAAGCGGGTTGGAATTACAAATCATTCAAATCTAAAAGCACATCGAAATCATTATTTTGTTTTCCAACCACTCACTATCATCTTCATTTTCTAAAAATCTTCCTGTTTATCTTCAATTAATTCGTATCTGTTATTTAACCAAACGATATTTCCAGCAACCATTTCTAGTAATGTAGAAATCACCAATCCATAATAAGCAATTATATAGAAACCGGAGTTATTTTTATCAACATAACATTGGGCAGCAGAAGGATGATAACCTAATATTGATCCTAACCTTTCATTTATGGTGCATATTTGATTTAACGTTAGTGCTAACCAACAGAAAAGACACTACATGTACATGCGTTAATTTTTTTGTAGCTAAACGCTGTTCAACGTAAAAACAGCCGTACTCAATAATATCTTAAGTAGATATTATTGGGTACGGCTCTATATAAGCTACTGTAGATGACTGTCTATTCACATCCATCTATACTACAATTCATCCCAGTTGAAGGAGTTTTAGCAGTTTCTAATTGTTTATTAATAGCACGTTCAATTGAGTCTGATGATTGCACACCTGATAGCTGTTGATTTCCTATTTGGATTGTTGGTACTGCACGAATATTCGCTTCTGTATAAGCGTGTTGAAGTTGCTTTTGATGAACTTGCTCATATTTTCTTGAAACGAGTGATTCTTTGAATTCATTTGCATCAAGACCAACATTTTCAGCAATTGAAGTTAATATCTCAACATCACTTATATCTTGTTCAAGTTGCCAAAAAGCACGGAAGACTGCGTCAGCATACTCATTTCCTTTACCTCTCTCTTTTGCAAACTGCAACCCTTCATGTGTTAAATGAGTTCGAGGGTGTGGAGACATTTCGGGTAAGACCATTTCTACACCAATACGCTCAGAAAGAGGCTTTACTGAATGTTGCCATCCTGTTTGAATATAATTGCTTTCTGGTCTAAGTGGTTCGCTATTTCCTGGACGGAGTTCATATGGCATCCATTCGATTTCAACATCTTTTCCACTCGTTGCTTCTAGAAGTGGTTTCTTTGCTAAGAAACAAAACGGACAAACAAAATCTGAATATACTTTCATCTTTACAGTCATTTTTTCACCTTCATTTATAATTTTTTACATATAATGTCTTAGTAAGTATACAATGAAGGCTTTAAATATGCTAACGATATACATGTTAGCTATTGTTGAGAGTTTTCTTCAATATTAGAATATCCATATACGGGGTAGTGATCAGAAAATTCATTGTACTTATTTATAATTGCTGTCCATGTTGGTGATTTAACATTAAGCACTTCATTTGTCCAAAAATCAGGTTGTTTATGATTTTTTTCTAAGAATATATAATCTAAATACCTTGGATCTCCATCAGGAAATTTATAGGTAACAATTTCATTTGTTTCCGGATCAAATGTTGAGCTATGTCCAGTAAATTGTGTAGGTTCGTTGACATTTAAAGTATCAATCAAAGACTGATACTCATCAACATTATACCTGTTTACATTAAAATCACCGCCAATAAACAGTACCTCATCTAAGGGAACGTCCTTGTCTGTTATAAATTCTGCTATTTCTTGGAATTGTGTTTTTCGAATTCTATTTGCCTCATCAGTGCCACAGCCGGTATCATCAGCTTGGGCATGAGTACCTATAATATGATAATAATCATCTTCCTTTTCAACCTTTACATAAACAAATCCTTTGTTAGCGAAATAATCTACACCACAGCCCTCTTCAAATACATATTGAATTTGCTCAAGAATTGGCCATTTAGAAATAATTGCAACACCCCCATCTTCTGGAACTATATTTGAGTAATGACCTAGCGTTTCATCCCAGCCATCTTTACTTCTTCCTAAAACAGGCGTTTGAAACGGGTACTCTTCCGCTATGTTATTAAGTAATATTTTCGAAGAGTTATTATCATATAGCTCATTAAATATGATTGCATCCTGACCTTTTATGTAGTCTGCCTCACTAATAAAAGTCGCTCGATCTTTTTGCCCCCAGCTGGAAGCATAAGTAGGCATAAGAAAAACATTATGTTGTAACAATTTAAAATCGTTTGGATAATGACTTGAAGCGAATGATTGATGAAAATTGATCGTTATTCCAACTAAAAAAGCGCAAAATAAAAGAGTGATATACTTTTTCAATTGTCAAACCTCCAGTCTTTTAATTATGCTGTTATTAAATAGATAGTTGTTTTGCGTATATTAAATAAACACGAACACAACTAAGTTTCGCCGTGTAAATTCTTTTATAAATCGATGACTGTTGAGAAAAGGACTTCTTTATCTTCTGGTTTAGGAACGATAACAACAAAGTTTAATAAATAGCCTCTTGTATATATAAACTCATTGGAATAGTTAGATGACAGGTTTATGAAATTTGTACTATTATATATGTGGCTAACAGATAGTAGGGAAATAGCCAAAAATAAAGAGACGGCATAACATAACTGTTATCCGTCTATAATTTTTGAAAATAAACTTTGAGTTCAAATAATATTTACTACGATGGTTTATTTACTTTTGACTCTTTTAATGAACTAAACCAACCATCTAGTGACCATTGCTTACTTCCATTAATCGCTAAATATAATGCCATAGCTAGTAATGCAAGATCTAATTCATAGCCAGCCATAGTACCATTACCCGTAAAACCAACATCGAGTTTTACTTTAAATATTGCTACAATCATAATAATGCATAGGAGACTGCCTGTAATTCTTGTTCCTAAGCCTAATATGAGTGCAGCACCTCCGATTACTTCGACTAAAGCTACAACATAAGCAAAGAAACCAGCGATACCCATACCGTCAAACCAAGTTGAAACCTGATCAATTCCTGTTTGAAACTTGTCGAGTCCATGAATAAAAAAAGTAACACCTAAAACGATCCGTAAAATGATTGCACCTAACTCATGTTTGTTTGTCACGGTAATCCTCCATTCCTAAATTTTATAGTCTAATAAGAAGAGATAAGTCTACGCTACATTATATTTTGCTGATAATTGATTATGACAGTTGGACATGCTTAAAAGTCATTTTCATCAAATAGAATAAAGCTACTGAAAAAACGATAATAGATTATTATTCAAGTTTTGGAATAGCAACAAAGTAACAAAAAGTAAGCGAAAAAAATTCGTGAATTTTGTTTCGTAAAGTTAGGATGAATAATAGTGTGAAAAGCCTAAATTAGTAACGAAAAAGCCTTTACAAAATAAAAAAAACTGTTAACCTTAAACTATGGAAACGCTTAATTTTATTATGAATATTATATAATTTACGAAACTATTCGGAGGTGAAGGGTAACTGAAAAAATAAATAAATGTTAAACCTGGTCTAATATCAAATATGCTTTTTATTATTGACTGTTCTCGTATAGACTGTTGTTTTCGTACTAAAAAATAAACACATATACAACTAGATTTCGTGGCATCTCTCTTCTATAAAACGATGACTGATGAGTAAAACGACATCTTTTTACTTCCCATTTTGGGAACTATAGCAATAAATTTTACGAAAAGAGCCTTCTTTATTAGACTAGACTTTTTATTAACATTTTTACGTTTTCTTCAAGATTTTATTTATGTCAGTACTACTGACAATCTTATTAGAAAAGGGAACTGGCTATGAAAGTAACTATTAAAGATATTGCAAAAATGGCGGGTGTCTCACCGGCAACAGTATCGAAAATTATTAATAATTATAAGGATGTAGGTGAAGAGACACGACAAAAAGTGCTCGATATTATGGAACAGACGGGATATCGTCCATCTTATTCGGCTAGAT
This window encodes:
- a CDS encoding DsbA family oxidoreductase codes for the protein MTVKMKVYSDFVCPFCFLAKKPLLEATSGKDVEIEWMPYELRPGNSEPLRPESNYIQTGWQHSVKPLSERIGVEMVLPEMSPHPRTHLTHEGLQFAKERGKGNEYADAVFRAFWQLEQDISDVEILTSIAENVGLDANEFKESLVSRKYEQVHQKQLQHAYTEANIRAVPTIQIGNQQLSGVQSSDSIERAINKQLETAKTPSTGMNCSIDGCE
- the sph gene encoding sphingomyelin phosphodiesterase produces the protein MKKYITLLFCAFLVGITINFHQSFASSHYPNDFKLLQHNVFLMPTYASSWGQKDRATFISEADYIKGQDAIIFNELYDNNSSKILLNNIAEEYPFQTPVLGRSKDGWDETLGHYSNIVPEDGGVAIISKWPILEQIQYVFEEGCGVDYFANKGFVYVKVEKEDDYYHIIGTHAQADDTGCGTDEANRIRKTQFQEIAEFITDKDVPLDEVLFIGGDFNVNRYNVDEYQSLIDTLNVNEPTQFTGHSSTFDPETNEIVTYKFPDGDPRYLDYIFLEKNHKQPDFWTNEVLNVKSPTWTAIINKYNEFSDHYPVYGYSNIEENSQQ
- a CDS encoding DoxX family protein — encoded protein: MTNKHELGAIILRIVLGVTFFIHGLDKFQTGIDQVSTWFDGMGIAGFFAYVVALVEVIGGAALILGLGTRITGSLLCIIMIVAIFKVKLDVGFTGNGTMAGYELDLALLAMALYLAINGSKQWSLDGWFSSLKESKVNKPS